From the Scatophagus argus isolate fScaArg1 chromosome 21, fScaArg1.pri, whole genome shotgun sequence genome, one window contains:
- the LOC124053145 gene encoding SH3 and cysteine-rich domain-containing protein 2-like isoform X2, with amino-acid sequence MTEISEKENEPQNRDLHRPQTTMPSQPETKLQRLKRSLSFKSVMRSKSMDNFFQRSNGESRPPSALITTPPPPPSPPPLSESPLAYERSPSHSPSVSPNPSSSSHSPSVSPSLSVSSKSQPKSQAQPVQPLKTHCFQEHVFRRPTSCQRCKHMIQGNSKQGLRCKACKLAAHLWCSSELSQQPCNGKRGAFKRNFSSPLLTNDALGVVREAPAAQEADNGIVDPVYEALRYGTSLAQMSRSSFSSISESPCHEAEKLQEKLENQPIAEEEHIPGMLTPPESEKADSEDRVSLKTPKRVEVHSIHTYVALYKFLPQENNDLELQPGDRVQVTDDSNEDWWKGKSRDKVGLFPANFVQRVRPGERVWKVTAGFHGNRDKGQMSVKEAQICVGKNEEIDGFLRLSSVSF; translated from the exons ATGACCGAAATCAGCGAAAAGGAAAATGAACCACAAAACCGAGACCTTCATCGACCCCAGACTACCATGCCCAGCCAGCCGGAAACGAAG ttgcAGCGGCTGAAGCGCTCCCTGTCTTTCAAATCCGTCATGCGCAGCAAGAGCATGGACAACTTTTTCCAGCGCAGCAATGGCGAATCACGCCCTCCCTCAGCCCTCATCACCACACCTCCACCCCCGCCatctcctccccccctctctgAATCCCCCCTGGCTTATGAGCGCTCTCCCTCTCATTCCCCATCCGTCAGTCCCAACCCTTCGTCGTCATCACACTCACCTTCTGTCAGTCCCTCCCTGTCTGTGAGCTCAAAATCCCAGCCAAAGTCTCAGGCCCAGCCGGTGCAACCGCTGAAGACCCACTGTTTTCAGGAGCACGTCTTCCGTAGGCCTACCAGCTGCCAGCGATGCAAACACATGATCCAAG GGAACTCCAAGCAGGGGCTGCGCTGTAAAGCCTGTAAGCTTGCAGCCCACCTCTGGTGCTCATCAGAGCTCTCACAGCAGCCCTGCAATGGCAAG AGAGGAGCTTTCAAGAGGAACTTCAGCTCTCCTCTGCTAACCAATGATGCGTTGGGTGTGGTCAGAGAGGCTCCTGCTGCCCAGG AGGCAGATAATGGCATTGTTGACCCTGTGTATGAGGCACTGCGCTATGGGACATCGCTGGCTCAGATGAGTCGCTCCAGCTTCAGCAGTATATCAGAGTCTCCGTGTCATGAG GCAGAAAAATTACAAGAGAAGCTAGAAAACCAGCCAATAGCTGAAGAGGAGCACATCCCAGGAA TGCTCACCCCCCCTGAAAGCGAGAAGGCTGATTCGGAAGACAGGGTCAGCCTGAAG ACACCGAAGAGAGTTGAGGTTCACTCCATCCACACCTATGTGGCTCTCTACAAGTTTCTGCCTCAGGAGAACAACGACTTGGAGCTACA GCCTGGCGACAGAGTTCAAGTCACAGATGACTCCAATGAGGACTGGTGGAAG GGGAAAAGCAGAGACAAGGTGGGACTGTTCCCGGCCAACTTTGTGCAGCGGGTCCGTCCTGGTGAGCGTGTGTGGAAGGTCACCGCTGGTTTCCACGGCAACCGAGACAAAGGCCAGATGAGTGTGAAAGAGGCCCAG aTTTGCGTGGGGAAGAACGAGGAGATTGACGGTTTCCTCCGGCTGAGCAGCG
- the LOC124053145 gene encoding SH3 and cysteine-rich domain-containing protein 2-like isoform X1, with protein MTEISEKENEPQNRDLHRPQTTMPSQPETKLQRLKRSLSFKSVMRSKSMDNFFQRSNGESRPPSALITTPPPPPSPPPLSESPLAYERSPSHSPSVSPNPSSSSHSPSVSPSLSVSSKSQPKSQAQPVQPLKTHCFQEHVFRRPTSCQRCKHMIQGNSKQGLRCKACKLAAHLWCSSELSQQPCNGKRGAFKRNFSSPLLTNDALGVVREAPAAQEADNGIVDPVYEALRYGTSLAQMSRSSFSSISESPCHEAEKLQEKLENQPIAEEEHIPGMLTPPESEKADSEDRVSLKTPKRVEVHSIHTYVALYKFLPQENNDLELQPGDRVQVTDDSNEDWWKGKSRDKVGLFPANFVQRVRPGERVWKVTAGFHGNRDKGQMSVKEAQICVGKNEEIDGFLRLSSGKKRGLVPVKYLLEI; from the exons ATGACCGAAATCAGCGAAAAGGAAAATGAACCACAAAACCGAGACCTTCATCGACCCCAGACTACCATGCCCAGCCAGCCGGAAACGAAG ttgcAGCGGCTGAAGCGCTCCCTGTCTTTCAAATCCGTCATGCGCAGCAAGAGCATGGACAACTTTTTCCAGCGCAGCAATGGCGAATCACGCCCTCCCTCAGCCCTCATCACCACACCTCCACCCCCGCCatctcctccccccctctctgAATCCCCCCTGGCTTATGAGCGCTCTCCCTCTCATTCCCCATCCGTCAGTCCCAACCCTTCGTCGTCATCACACTCACCTTCTGTCAGTCCCTCCCTGTCTGTGAGCTCAAAATCCCAGCCAAAGTCTCAGGCCCAGCCGGTGCAACCGCTGAAGACCCACTGTTTTCAGGAGCACGTCTTCCGTAGGCCTACCAGCTGCCAGCGATGCAAACACATGATCCAAG GGAACTCCAAGCAGGGGCTGCGCTGTAAAGCCTGTAAGCTTGCAGCCCACCTCTGGTGCTCATCAGAGCTCTCACAGCAGCCCTGCAATGGCAAG AGAGGAGCTTTCAAGAGGAACTTCAGCTCTCCTCTGCTAACCAATGATGCGTTGGGTGTGGTCAGAGAGGCTCCTGCTGCCCAGG AGGCAGATAATGGCATTGTTGACCCTGTGTATGAGGCACTGCGCTATGGGACATCGCTGGCTCAGATGAGTCGCTCCAGCTTCAGCAGTATATCAGAGTCTCCGTGTCATGAG GCAGAAAAATTACAAGAGAAGCTAGAAAACCAGCCAATAGCTGAAGAGGAGCACATCCCAGGAA TGCTCACCCCCCCTGAAAGCGAGAAGGCTGATTCGGAAGACAGGGTCAGCCTGAAG ACACCGAAGAGAGTTGAGGTTCACTCCATCCACACCTATGTGGCTCTCTACAAGTTTCTGCCTCAGGAGAACAACGACTTGGAGCTACA GCCTGGCGACAGAGTTCAAGTCACAGATGACTCCAATGAGGACTGGTGGAAG GGGAAAAGCAGAGACAAGGTGGGACTGTTCCCGGCCAACTTTGTGCAGCGGGTCCGTCCTGGTGAGCGTGTGTGGAAGGTCACCGCTGGTTTCCACGGCAACCGAGACAAAGGCCAGATGAGTGTGAAAGAGGCCCAG aTTTGCGTGGGGAAGAACGAGGAGATTGACGGTTTCCTCCGGCTGAGCAGCGGTAAGAAGAGAGGCTTGGTCCCTGTGAAGTATCTCCTAGAAATATGA